From Daucus carota subsp. sativus chromosome 6, DH1 v3.0, whole genome shotgun sequence:
tcaaaattttagtcACTGATAAAATTAATGAACTGATATTTCTAATTATATCTTCTTAcgtaataaatatcatataaaatttcaaaataaattatgaggaaaatattattttaaataaaattacaagaataTGTAGCATAGTAGTAcaaaaatcaaaccaaaccTCCTCGGTGCATATAGTGTCTGAGGAGGGTAAACTGTAGGTATAATATCGAAAATCTAATTACCTAAATTTAATATCTTCAAATTAacaattgtattattttttttaatttgactaAGTACATACAATAAGAAACAAATTTTATACTTAACTTTATTAGaagatttttcttcaaaaaactTTATTAGaagatttttcttcaaaaaactttatcagaagatttttttgaatatgtttattaaatttatacttaattaaggtaaaaagaaaaatatacaaaacCAGCACACGAGATATCGATTTGAGGAAGAAGAGAGTTCCGGTGTGGTTCACTCGCAGATAAATGAATCCTAATTGCTCTGTATTGTGTGTGTTTACATAAATCAGAGTGTGTGTATAggtgagagagagatggagatggCGTCGCCGTCATCCAAGCCCAACAACAACGGCCAATTGGAATCAGAACAAGAAGACGAATCATCAAGCGTGAAATTCGGGAACAGAGAAGCCGTGGAAGAGGTGCGCAAGCTAACAGACGTGGGAGCAATGACGCGTCTCCTCCACGAATGCATCGCCTATCAGCGCGCTCTGGATCTCGATCTCGACAACATCCTCTCGCACCGCTCAGATCTCGATAAGCACCTCTCGCTTCTTCACAAATCCTCCGATGTTCTCGATTTCGTCAAATCCGACTCGCATCTCATGCTCTCAAATGTGCGGTCTACTTGCGTTTTGGCTGATCAGGTTAGCGGTAAGGTCCGTGAACTCGATCTCGCTCAGTCTCGTGTTAATCACACTTTACTCCGTATTGATGCTATTGTTGAGCGTGCTAATTGTCTTGATGGTGTTAGAAAGGCTTTAGTTTCGGAAGATTTCGAGTCCGCTGCGCAGTTTGTGCAGACTTTTCTTCAGATTGATGATAAGTATAAGGATCCAGGGGGTTCTGATCAGAGAGATCAGTTACTTGCTGCTAAGAAACAGTTACAAACTATTATTAGGAAGAGATTGTCGGCTGCTATTGATCAGCGGGACCATCCGGTTATTCTCCGGTTTATTAAGCTGTTTTCGCCTTTAGGTCTAGAACACGAAGGATTGCAAGATTATGTTTCTTATCTCAAGAAAGTTATTTCTATGAGATCGAGACTTGAGTTTGAGCAATTGCTCCAGCTTATGGAACAACAAATCAGTCAGACGCCCCCGCCTGTTGTTAATTTTGTTGCTTGCTTGACTAATCTGTTTAAGGATATTGTTTTGGCAATTGAAGAAAATGATGAGATTCTCAGGAGTTTATGCGGAGAAGATGGTATTGTGTATGCTATAATTGAGCTTCAGGAAGAATGCGATTCTAGAGGTTCTCTCATTCTTAAAAAGTATATGGAATATAGAAAGCTAGCTAGATTAACTTCTCAAATTAATTCTTATAAAAGTGATCTGCTACCTGTTGGAGGAGTCGAGGGTCCGGACCCTAGGGAGATTGAAATGTTTCTGGAAGAGATCCTCACACTTACACAATTGGGCGAGGATTACACTGAGTACATGATTTCAAAAATTAGAGGCTTGAGCTCTGTTGACCCTGAGCTGGGTCCTCGAGCTACCAAGACTTTCAGAAGTGGTAATTTTAGTAAAGTTGCTCAAGATATCACTGGTTATTATGTTATTCTCGAGGGGTTCTTCATGGTGGAGAATGTTAGAAAGGCTATCAAAATTGATGAGCATGTGCTTGACAGTCTCACAACGTCGATGGTAGACGATGTGTTCTACGTTCTTCAGAGTTGTTGTCGTAGGTCAATATCCACTTCAAATATGAATTCTGTTATCCCTGTCCTCAGTAATGCAGTGAGTTTGTTGGGCAACGAGTATAAAGAAGCTTTGCAGCAAAAAATTGGAGAGCCTTACCTTGGTGGGAAACTATTCTTAGGTGGTGTTGGTGTGCATAAGATTGGGACAGAGGTTGCTACTTCACTTAATAACTTGGATGTCAGCAGCGAATATGCCCTCAAACTTCGACATGAGATTGAAGAGCAATGTTTAGAGGTGTGTGGCACACTGTCATTTAAATTACATGCTATTTTTTTTACACGAAGATGCATTGGGTCTTAGTATACTGCATTTAAGTTTTAGAATTCCTTTCAAAACTGCAAAAAGAAAGGCTTTAATTAATCAGGTAAATGGCCATAAGACTTGTGCTTTTCTCTGATACACGTGCTGCATGAAATGTTTTATATGCGATTATTTGACGTCTCTCGGTGACTTTTTGATGCCTCAACTGCTAACTATGATGTCATTCTATCTATTCTTGTGACCATATTCATAAATTTCTAGGTTAGAGAGTAGAATGCACTTATGCTCGATCTGCTCAAGCTAAGCTGATTCTTATTATATTTCACATGCGTTAGACATTTAGatttttacatatttaaaaacaatatatgataGGGTTAAATTGTATGAGGTTGTTTGGATTATCGATCAAAAATGGGAATCAAAATTTGGAATAGAATATATGAGAATGAGGACAGACGAGGATTACATTGATTTGAAAATCATAAGGATTATGTAGAAAATGATATGCCTAAGTGATGCTAATGAAGTTCTTATTGCATTCAACTAAATTACTCAGCCTAACACTGGCATGCAGAATTATGATTTTGATTCCTGTTAACCGAGCCATCTGTCACGAACCATCCGTTGGTCATGTGTGCCAATTGCATGGAATGTTTCAGATCGAAATAAATTGTAGCTAATAGACAGCCTATATGGAGTGAGCAAGAGTTTGTTACAATGAGTTAGTTTGTTTCTCAACTTGCTGCCGTGACTGAAGATTGTAAGATGCAGAGAACTCCTTGTTCTTCATTAATCAatcttcaaaaagaaaaaaaatagttttactGTAGTAGGTGTGTGCTTATTAATTGCATCAGTCTTAACTTAGAAGCAGTGCAACATgtttgtttataaattatattatgggTCTGGGTCTTTGGCAATTGATTGTTGTAGCAAACTATCCGCGTTTTTTTTTTCTGCGATAAAAAACCACGTATAGATTGTTGTTAACGATCACTTGTCGTGGACCATCTCCCTTGTAATATTGTGTTGTAGGTTTCACTTGATTTAGTGGATTTTGTAAACAGAAGGATT
This genomic window contains:
- the LOC108192334 gene encoding conserved oligomeric Golgi complex subunit 4 encodes the protein MEMASPSSKPNNNGQLESEQEDESSSVKFGNREAVEEVRKLTDVGAMTRLLHECIAYQRALDLDLDNILSHRSDLDKHLSLLHKSSDVLDFVKSDSHLMLSNVRSTCVLADQVSGKVRELDLAQSRVNHTLLRIDAIVERANCLDGVRKALVSEDFESAAQFVQTFLQIDDKYKDPGGSDQRDQLLAAKKQLQTIIRKRLSAAIDQRDHPVILRFIKLFSPLGLEHEGLQDYVSYLKKVISMRSRLEFEQLLQLMEQQISQTPPPVVNFVACLTNLFKDIVLAIEENDEILRSLCGEDGIVYAIIELQEECDSRGSLILKKYMEYRKLARLTSQINSYKSDLLPVGGVEGPDPREIEMFLEEILTLTQLGEDYTEYMISKIRGLSSVDPELGPRATKTFRSGNFSKVAQDITGYYVILEGFFMVENVRKAIKIDEHVLDSLTTSMVDDVFYVLQSCCRRSISTSNMNSVIPVLSNAVSLLGNEYKEALQQKIGEPYLGGKLFLGGVGVHKIGTEVATSLNNLDVSSEYALKLRHEIEEQCLEVFSAPADRERVKSCLSELGEMSNSFKKALNDKMEQLVASVTPRIRPVLDSVGTISYELSEAEYADNEVNDPWVQSLLHDVETNIAWLQPLMTANNYDLFVHLVIDFIVKRLEVIMMQKRFSQLGGLQLDRDARALVSHFNGMTQRTVRDKFARLTQMATILNLEKVSEILDFWGENSGPMTWRLTPAEVRRVLSLRIDFRPEAIAALKL